A genomic segment from Amphiura filiformis chromosome 10, Afil_fr2py, whole genome shotgun sequence encodes:
- the LOC140162168 gene encoding histone H2A-like has product MSGRGKGGKARSKAKSRSSRAGLQFPVGRVHRFLRKGNYAERVGAGAPVYLAAVMEYLAAEILELAGNAARDNKKTRINPRHLQLAIRNDEELNKLLSGVTIAQGGVLPNIQAVLLPKKTTKAK; this is encoded by the coding sequence ATGTCTGGAcgtggtaaaggaggaaaagCAAGATCTAAGGCCAAGAGCCGATCTTCAAGAGCTGGACTGCAGTTTCCAGTCGGTCGTGTACACCGTTTCTTGCGCAAAGGCAACTATGCTGAGCGTGTGGGAGCTGGTGCCCCAGTTTATTTGGCTGCTGTGATGGAGTATCTGGCTGCTGAGATCCTGGAGTTGGCCGGTAATGCTGCCCGAGACAACAAGAAGACAAGAATCAACCCGCGTCACTTACAACTTGCCATCCGCAACGACGAAGAGTTGAACAAGCTACTCAGCGGTGTCACCATCGCACAAGGTGGTGTCCTCCCGAACATCCAGGCTGTACTTCTACCGAAGAAGACCACCAAGGCGAAATAG